One Xiphophorus couchianus chromosome 1, X_couchianus-1.0, whole genome shotgun sequence genomic region harbors:
- the LOC114142929 gene encoding amphoterin-induced protein 3, protein MTSEHFQVLLLLFCVLHSSAQTCPSKCLCMSDTVRCSSVGLHKLPQSLPSFPANLDFSHNHITWLDPDTLTKTPRLEKLWVAHNEIRTLSHNLFRNVSGLRLLDLSSNRLQMVEQHYFHGLWRLEELRLFNNRITLVEGSSLSGLSSLKKVYFSFNQITHFPFFSIQDHTHPFLAMLDLSSNRMSSLPWEDVKALPQLVQQGLYTHNNSLICDCSMYAIFWHWNLSEYNSIKDFMDEHTCNVNGDPRRSIRFFRDKRFFRNCTVEKFIMQPVTVLLSDVVVFEGNRVRLDCQTSLSSTNLSFTWLSPSKGFITQSSMNDTLISMLPDGTLEIHATTINDSGVYLCTAVDIKQALNATREVNVTVLLPTAEPFNTGYTTLLGCMVTLALILTYLFLTPCRCSFCKQPPAHSNQGTLSCIFSSFTKEQPNTDTLKHVAFKEHPMGEERIEWIHQS, encoded by the coding sequence ATGACCTCTGAACACTTTCAAGTCCTTCTCCTGCTGTTCTGCGTCCTCCACAGCTCTGCGCAGACCTGCCCTTCTAAATGCCTCTGCATGTCTGACACAGTGAGATGTAGCTCTGTTGGTCTGCACAAACTCCCTCAATCCCTGCCCTCCTTTCCTGCCAACCTTGACTTCAGCCACAACCACATCACCTGGCTGGATCCGGACACCTTAACCAAGACGCCCAGACTAGAAAAGCTCTGGGTGGCCCACAATGAAATCCGTACATTGAGTCATAACTTGTTTCGTAATGTGTCTGGCCTCAGACTGCTGGACCTGTCCTCCAACAGGCTTCAGATGGTGGAGCAACACTACTTCCATGGGCTATGGAGGCTGGAGGAGCTCCGTCTCTTTAACAATAGGATCACACTAGTGGAGGGCAGCTCACTGAGCGGTCTGAGTAGCTTGAAAAAGGTTTACTTCAGCTTCAACCAGATCACACACTTCCCCTTTTTCTCCATCCAGGATCACACTCACCCTTTTCTGGCTATGCTGGACCTGTCATCCAACCGGATGTCGAGTCTGCCGTGGGAGGATGTGAAAGCTTTGCCACAGTTGGTGCAGCAGGGGCTGTACACTCACAACAACTCGCTTATCTGTGACTGCTCCATGTATGCCATATTTTGGCACTGGAACCTGAGTGAATATAACTCAATCAAAGACTTTATGGATGAGCACACCTGCAACGTTAATGGGGACCCTCGTAGATCCATCCGGTTCTTTCGTGACAAGCGTTTCTTCCGGAACTGCACTGTAGAAAAATTCATCATGCAGCCTGTGACGGTTCTCCTCTCCGACGTGGTGGTCTTCGAGGGCAACAGGGTGCGTCTGGACTGCCAAACATCCCTTAGCAGCACAAACCTCTCATTTACATGGCTTTCCCCAAGTAAGGGCTTCATCACCCAAAGCAGCATGAATGACACACTTATTAGCATGCTTCCCGATGGCACCTTGGAGATACACGCAACCACGATCAATGACTCGGGTGTGTATCTTTGCACCGCTGTGGACATCAAACAGGCATTGAATGCAACACGTGAGGTGAATGTGACCGTGCTGTTGCCAACAGCAGAGCCGTTCAACACTGGTTACACAACACTGCTAGGCTGCATGGTGACTTTGGCCCTCATCCTCACGTACCTCTTCCTGACTCCATGTCGCTGCAGCTTCTGCAAACAGCCTCCAGCGCACTCCAACCAAGGCACCTTGTCGTGCATTTTCTCATCTTTTACAAAAGAACAACCCAACACTGACACCTTGAAGCATGTGGCCTTCAAGGAGCATCCAATGGGCGAAGAAAGGATAGAATGGATACATCAAAGCTGA